The Pelagovum sp. HNIBRBA483 sequence ATCTGACGAAACGGACCCGCCACCGGCGCGCACTCATGAGGATGTTGTTCGAGTATTTCGATACCAAGCGCCTGATCATGTGTATCGACACGGCGAGCATCGACCTTTTGCACGATTTCTTTTCTGACAGGTCGCGCACCAAACTTCTGGAAGTAGAGTGTAATTTCAGTGACGACTACCTGATCGGCCACGCCAAGCGCGTTGGCCTCGCAGGTGAGGAAACACAAAAGGAAACGCTTCAGCAGCTTTTACCCACCGTGCGCTACGATGTGATCTATGAAAGTGATGCCATTAAGGATGCCCAGTTTCCGGACCATTTCCGGATTACTGAAGGAATTTCCGCTGAACAGAATGCATTGGCGCTGGAGGCTTTTCTATCGGTGGATCATGATGTAGCGCTTGGCGTGGCGCAGACGCCGTATTTGTTCGTTGACTGAGGAGCTAGCCGTGGAATTTGTTTACGATCCCGAGAACATTTTCGCCAAAATTCTGCGCGGAGAGATCCCGAATAAAACTGTTTACGAAAACGATCATGCGCTGGCATTTCATGATATCGCACCGCAGGCACCCCAGCATGTGATGGTGATCCCAAAGGGCGCCTATGTCAGCCTTGACCATTTTGCGCGCGATGCGAGCGCGGAAGAACAGCATGGTTTTATGAAGGCTGTCGCTGAAGTGTGCGAGATTCTGGGCGTTGATGACGGTTTTCGCGCAATCGCGAATTCGCGGGAACATGGCGGACAGGAAGTGCCGCATTTCCACCTGCACATTGTTTCGGGGCGGCCATTAGGGCCTATGCTTGCGCGGTGATCAACGCGCCGATGTCAGCGAGAGGAATACATCTTCAAGGTCAGCTTCCTCGGTCTTAACGTCGCGAATACTGATGCCTACGTCCCGCACCGCTGCGAGGACTGACTCGGCCGTGGTGGTAGAACTGCGATAGGTAAAGACGAGTGCACCATCATTGCGCTTGCTTGCGGTGATTCCCGCTGGCAACGGTGGGATATCAGCGGCGCCGTCAGGGTGAATCACCATGGTTTTCCCGTCCAAGCGACCAAGCAGGTTCGCGGTGGTATCGCGGGTAATTAATTCGCCGTGGTTGATGATCGCGATCTCATCACACATCGCCTCTGCCTCTTCGAGGTAATGGGTGGTCAAAATGATTGTCATGCCGTCTTCTTCGTTCAGGCGCCGCACATTTTTCCAGAGCATATTGCGCAGTTCGATGTCGACACCGGCAGTGGGTTCATCGAGCACGAGAATCTGTGGGCGGTGGACGAGGGCTTTTCCGAGGAGGAGCCGCCGCCGCATGCCGCCTGAGAGAGAGCGGGAGTAAGCTTCCGCTTTGTCGGTCAGGCCGATGAGTTCAAGAATTTCTTCGGTGCGGCGTTGAGATCTTGGAACGCCGTATAGGCCGGCTTGCACTTCAAGGCTGCCACGGGGCGTGAAGAACGGATCAAGGTTGGGTTCCTGTGGCATGATCCCGATTGCGGCGCGGCTTTGCCTCGGATTTTTGTCCTGATCGAAACCCCAGATTCGGACAGTACCCGCCGACTTTGTGACAAGACCAGCAAGGATGTTGATCAAGGTCGATTTTCCCGCCCCGTTAGGGCCGAGCAAACCGAAGATCGACCCTCTCGGGATATCCAGATCGACGCCTTTGAGAGCTTCTTTGGCGGGGGAGCGGCCAGAAGCGCGGTAAGTCTTGCGCAGACCCGATATTTCAATGGCGTTCTGTGACATCTGTTGCCTTTCGCGACTTGTTCGCGGCGTTGGGATCAGTAGTATGCTCCCGATGTAAAGCGGGCGGTTGTCCGCGGCAACCAAATGAAGGCGACGCAATGACCCATCCGGTGCCAGAAACCAAAATTGTCGATCAGTGGCGCATCGCTTGCGATGGCGGCGAGGGCGCATTGGGGCATCCGCGCGTGTGGCTCTCGATTCCGCATGATCGTGGTTGGGTAGAGTGCCCATATTGCGATGCGCGTTTCGTTCACGGTGAAGCGGCAGACGACGCCGACTAAGCCGCTTTCGCATTCCACACTGGAAGCTGATCCCCGTTCGTGCCAAACCATGAGTAAACGCAGGAACGGGAGTTGCCATGACGGGCTTCGGCAAGGGATGCCATTTGCACCTGATCGACGGATCGGCTTTTATCTTCAGAGCCTACCACGCGCTGCCGCCGCTGACGCGCAAATCAGACGGGTTGCCCGTTGGTGCGGTGAGCGGCTTCGTCAACATGCTGCAACGCTATGTCGAGTCGAATAACGGGCCCGATGCCGCAACACATGTTGCAGTGATTTTCGATAAGGGCAGCCACACATTCCGTAACGATCTTTATGATCTCTACAAAGCCAATCGGGACGAGATGCCCGAAGACCTGCGCCCGCAAATGCCGCTGACGCGGAGGGCGACGGAAGCATTCAATATCGCTTGCAAAGAGCTTGAAGGCTTTGAGGCGGACGACATCATCGGGACGCTCGCCTGCCGTGCGCGCGAAGCGGGCGGGCGCGTGACCATTGTTTCTTCGGACAAGGATTTGATGCAGCTCGTCGGTGACGGCGTCGAAATGCTTGATCCGATGAAGAACCGCCGGATTGACCGCGAAGGTGTTTTTGAAAAGTTTGGGGTGGCGCCGGAACGTGTTGTGGACGTGCAGGCGTTGGCGGGCGACAGCGTTGACAACGTCCCCGGTGCGCCGGGTATCGGGATCAAAACCGCGGCGCTCTTGATCAATGAGTTTGGCGACCTGGAGACGTTGCTAGACCGCGCCGAGGAGATCAAACAGCCGAAGCGGCGGCAGACTTTGATCGAGAACCGCGCGCAGATCGAACTGTCGAAGAAATTGGTCCAGCTTGATTGCGATATGGTGCTCGATTTTACACTCGAAGAATTGGAAGTGCGTGATCCGGATCCAGACGCACTGCTTGGCTTTCTGGCCGAAATGGAATTCCGCACGATAACAAAGCGCGTGTCCGAAAAGCTTGGTGTTGAGGCTCCGGTGATTCTGGACACGACGCCGGAAGGGGCTGATCCTGTCGATGCGGTGCCGAGCATCGCTGAACTGCCCTTTGATACGGACGCCTATGAATGTGTGCGTACAGAAGCGCAACTCAAACAATGGATCACCAAGATCATCGATCGCGGCTATGTTGCCGTCGATACGGAGACAACGGGCCTTGACGAGATGCGGGCCGATCTCGTCGGGATTAGCCTTTGTGTCGAGGCTGGGCAGGCGTGTTACATCCCATTGACGCATAAGGAGGCGCGCGGAGACGACCTCTTCGGCTCGGATGCCTTGGCCGATGGGCAAATGGGGCTGGAAGATTGCTTGACGTTGCTTCGTCCAGTTCTGGAGGATCAAGCGATCCTGAAAATCGGGCAGAATATGAAATATGATGCCAAGATTTTTGCCCGCTACGATGTGACCGTCGCGCCAATTGATGACACGATGCTCATTTCCTACGCCATGAATGCGGGGCTTCACGGGCATGGGATGGACCTGTTGAGCGAGCGCTACCTTGGCCACAAGCCGATCGAGATTAAATCCCTTCTCGGAACAGGAAAGAGCGCTATCACGTTTGATCGGGTACCAGTTGATGATGCTGTAAAATACGCGGCTGAAGATGCCGATATTACGCTCCGCCTATGGCAGCATCTCAAGCCACAGCTGCACCGGAACAAGGTCACGACCGTCTACGAGACGATGGAACGTCCACTGGTGCCGGTCTTGGCGCGGATGGAGATGGCGGGGATCAAAGTCGAGCGCGACACGTTGAGCCGGATGTCCAATTCATTCGCCCAGAAGATGGCGGGGTTGGAGGCTGAAATACAGGAAAAAGCAGGAAGGCCATTCAATGTAGGTTCACCCAAGCAGCTTGGTGAAATCCTGTTCGATGAGCTTGGCCTGCCTGGTGGCAAGAAAGGTAAGACAGGTGCTTATGGAACAGGCGCGGATGTCTTGGAGGATCTGGCGACCGAACATGAATTGCCTGGGCTGGTGCTCGACTGGAGGCAATTGTCCAAGCTGAAATCCACCTACACCGACGCATTACAGGATCACATAAACCCTGCCACGGGGCGGGTGCATACGTCCTATGTGATTTCTGGCGCGAATACGGGGCGGTTGGCCTCGACGGATCCCAATCTGCAAAACATTCCTATACGATCCGAGGATGGTCGGCGTATTCGCGAGGCCTTTGTCGCAGAAGAGGGTAAGCGGATTGTCAGCCTCGATTACAGCCAGATCGAATTGCGTATTCTGGCGCATGTGGCAGGGATTGATACGCTCAAACAGGCCTTCCGTGACGGGCAGGATATTCACGCGCTGACGGCCAGCGAGATGTTTGATGTGCCTCTTGCGGAGATGACATCAGATATTCGCAGGCAGGCGAAAGCAATCAATTTCGGCGTGATCTACGGTATTTCTGGTTTTGGTTTGGCGCGTAATTTGCGGATTCCGAGAGCTGAGGCGCAGGGCTTTATTGATCGTTACTTTGAACGTTTCCCCGGTATTCGTGCTTACATGGACGATACCGTCGCCTTCGCCAAAGAACACGGCTTCGTTGAAACCCTGTTTGGGCGTAAAATCCATACGCCAGAGATCAACGCAAAAGGCCCGGGTGCAGGATTTGCGAAACGCGCAGCGATCAACGCACCAATTCAGGGAACGGCTGCTGATGTGATCCGGCGGGCCATGATCCGTATGGATGCGGCCATTTCGGATTTGCCTGCAAAGATGCTATTGCAGGTGCATGACGAATTGATCTTCGAGGTTGATGAAGGCTGCGTGGATGACCTGATCGCGCGTGCGCGCGACGTGATGGAGAGCGCAGCAGACCCGGCTGTCAGGCTGGATGTCCGCTTAGAGGCCGATAGCGGCGTCGGCGCCAATTGGGCGGAAGCACATTAATTAGGCAGAGGATATTCGAAATGTCTGATCGGAGCCTACCATGACCTTTTGGATTGAAATGGTCGGTTGGGCTGCGGTCGCGTTCACTTTTGCAGCCTACTCGATGAAAACGATGT is a genomic window containing:
- a CDS encoding HIT domain-containing protein, with product MEFVYDPENIFAKILRGEIPNKTVYENDHALAFHDIAPQAPQHVMVIPKGAYVSLDHFARDASAEEQHGFMKAVAEVCEILGVDDGFRAIANSREHGGQEVPHFHLHIVSGRPLGPMLAR
- a CDS encoding ABC transporter ATP-binding protein, with protein sequence MSQNAIEISGLRKTYRASGRSPAKEALKGVDLDIPRGSIFGLLGPNGAGKSTLINILAGLVTKSAGTVRIWGFDQDKNPRQSRAAIGIMPQEPNLDPFFTPRGSLEVQAGLYGVPRSQRRTEEILELIGLTDKAEAYSRSLSGGMRRRLLLGKALVHRPQILVLDEPTAGVDIELRNMLWKNVRRLNEEDGMTIILTTHYLEEAEAMCDEIAIINHGELITRDTTANLLGRLDGKTMVIHPDGAADIPPLPAGITASKRNDGALVFTYRSSTTTAESVLAAVRDVGISIRDVKTEEADLEDVFLSLTSAR
- a CDS encoding zinc-finger domain-containing protein; translation: MTHPVPETKIVDQWRIACDGGEGALGHPRVWLSIPHDRGWVECPYCDARFVHGEAADDAD
- the polA gene encoding DNA polymerase I; protein product: MTGFGKGCHLHLIDGSAFIFRAYHALPPLTRKSDGLPVGAVSGFVNMLQRYVESNNGPDAATHVAVIFDKGSHTFRNDLYDLYKANRDEMPEDLRPQMPLTRRATEAFNIACKELEGFEADDIIGTLACRAREAGGRVTIVSSDKDLMQLVGDGVEMLDPMKNRRIDREGVFEKFGVAPERVVDVQALAGDSVDNVPGAPGIGIKTAALLINEFGDLETLLDRAEEIKQPKRRQTLIENRAQIELSKKLVQLDCDMVLDFTLEELEVRDPDPDALLGFLAEMEFRTITKRVSEKLGVEAPVILDTTPEGADPVDAVPSIAELPFDTDAYECVRTEAQLKQWITKIIDRGYVAVDTETTGLDEMRADLVGISLCVEAGQACYIPLTHKEARGDDLFGSDALADGQMGLEDCLTLLRPVLEDQAILKIGQNMKYDAKIFARYDVTVAPIDDTMLISYAMNAGLHGHGMDLLSERYLGHKPIEIKSLLGTGKSAITFDRVPVDDAVKYAAEDADITLRLWQHLKPQLHRNKVTTVYETMERPLVPVLARMEMAGIKVERDTLSRMSNSFAQKMAGLEAEIQEKAGRPFNVGSPKQLGEILFDELGLPGGKKGKTGAYGTGADVLEDLATEHELPGLVLDWRQLSKLKSTYTDALQDHINPATGRVHTSYVISGANTGRLASTDPNLQNIPIRSEDGRRIREAFVAEEGKRIVSLDYSQIELRILAHVAGIDTLKQAFRDGQDIHALTASEMFDVPLAEMTSDIRRQAKAINFGVIYGISGFGLARNLRIPRAEAQGFIDRYFERFPGIRAYMDDTVAFAKEHGFVETLFGRKIHTPEINAKGPGAGFAKRAAINAPIQGTAADVIRRAMIRMDAAISDLPAKMLLQVHDELIFEVDEGCVDDLIARARDVMESAADPAVRLDVRLEADSGVGANWAEAH